In the genome of Streptomyces pactum, one region contains:
- a CDS encoding helix-turn-helix domain-containing protein — METSPAIARALTEVGPRLKRLRTRRGITLAALSEATGISKSTLSRLESGQRRPSLELLLPISQAHQVPLDELVGAPEVGDPRVRLTPKTVNGNTVLPLTRQPGPLQTFKMVLPATRDTPDPCTHEGYEWLYVLSGRLRLVLADHDLVLEPGEAAEFDTRLPHWFGSTGEGPVEVLSLFGRQGERMHVRARPRRRQAGEPGD, encoded by the coding sequence GTGGAGACCTCCCCCGCCATCGCCCGGGCCCTGACCGAGGTCGGGCCCCGCCTCAAGCGGCTGCGCACCCGGCGCGGCATCACCCTGGCCGCCCTCTCCGAGGCCACCGGGATATCCAAGAGCACCCTGTCACGGCTGGAGTCGGGACAGCGCCGGCCCAGTCTGGAGCTGCTGCTGCCGATCTCCCAGGCCCATCAGGTGCCGCTGGACGAGCTGGTCGGCGCCCCCGAGGTGGGCGACCCCCGCGTCCGGCTCACCCCGAAGACGGTGAACGGCAACACCGTCCTGCCGCTGACCCGGCAGCCCGGTCCGCTCCAGACGTTCAAGATGGTGCTGCCCGCCACCCGCGACACCCCGGACCCCTGCACCCACGAGGGCTACGAGTGGCTCTACGTGCTCTCCGGGCGGCTGCGGCTGGTGCTCGCCGACCATGATCTGGTGCTGGAACCCGGTGAGGCGGCCGAATTCGACACCCGGCTGCCACACTGGTTCGGCAGCACCGGCGAGGGTCCCGTGGAGGTCCTCAGTCTCTTCGGCCGGCAGGGCGAGCGGATGCACGTACGCGCCAGGCCGCGGCGGCGGCAGGCCGGGGAGCCGGGCGACTGA
- a CDS encoding prenyltransferase/squalene oxidase repeat-containing protein: MTSSRPGPGRTERLTLPGVLTAEEAFRTVEGIAAVQRSDGAIPWFRGHYLDPWDHVEAAMALDTAGEHERAEAAYRWLADHQNPDGSWYAAYPDTPGGVDTDHPTDRGAETNFCAYVAVGVWHHYLSTGDDAFLDRMWPTVVAAVEFVLALQQPGGQIGWRREADGTPVTDALLTGSSSVYQALRCALAIAEHREEPQPDWEVSAGLLAHAIRSHPERFLAKDRYSMDWYYPVLGGALTGPAAKQRIEEGWDRFVVPGTGVRCVVPNPWITGGESCELALTLWAVGESDRAVDILRWIQPHLRAEDGMYWTGYVFDDGVIWPEERTTWTAGSLLLAVAALGGDEATTAVFGGERLPTGLEPGCC; the protein is encoded by the coding sequence GTGACCTCCTCCCGCCCCGGCCCCGGCCGCACCGAACGCCTGACGCTGCCCGGGGTGCTCACCGCCGAGGAGGCCTTCCGTACCGTCGAGGGCATCGCCGCCGTCCAGCGCTCCGACGGCGCCATCCCCTGGTTCCGCGGCCACTACCTGGACCCCTGGGACCACGTCGAGGCCGCCATGGCCCTGGACACCGCGGGCGAACACGAGCGCGCCGAGGCCGCGTACCGCTGGCTCGCCGACCACCAGAACCCCGACGGCTCCTGGTACGCCGCCTACCCCGACACCCCCGGCGGCGTGGACACCGACCACCCCACCGACCGCGGGGCGGAGACCAACTTCTGCGCCTACGTGGCGGTCGGTGTCTGGCACCACTACCTGTCCACCGGCGACGACGCCTTCCTGGACCGCATGTGGCCCACCGTGGTCGCCGCCGTCGAGTTCGTCCTCGCCCTCCAGCAGCCCGGCGGCCAGATCGGCTGGCGGCGCGAGGCCGACGGCACACCCGTCACCGACGCGCTGCTCACCGGCAGTTCCTCGGTCTACCAGGCGCTCCGCTGCGCGCTGGCGATCGCCGAGCACCGCGAGGAGCCGCAGCCGGACTGGGAGGTCTCCGCGGGGCTGCTCGCCCACGCCATCCGCAGCCACCCCGAGCGGTTCCTCGCCAAGGACCGCTACTCCATGGACTGGTACTACCCGGTGCTCGGCGGAGCGCTCACCGGCCCCGCCGCCAAGCAGCGCATCGAGGAGGGCTGGGACCGCTTCGTCGTCCCCGGCACCGGGGTGCGCTGCGTCGTCCCCAACCCGTGGATCACCGGCGGGGAGAGCTGCGAACTCGCCCTGACCCTCTGGGCGGTGGGGGAGTCCGACCGCGCGGTGGACATCCTCCGCTGGATCCAGCCGCACCTGCGCGCCGAGGACGGCATGTACTGGACCGGGTACGTCTTCGACGACGGGGTGATCTGGCCGGAGGAGCGCACCACCTGGACCGCCGGCTCACTGCTGCTGGCGGTGGCCGCGCTCGGCGGCGACGAGGCGACGACCGCGGTCTTCGGCGGCGAACGGCTGCCCACCGGCCTGGAACCCGGCTGCTGCTGA
- a CDS encoding class I SAM-dependent methyltransferase, whose translation MLTVDFSRFPLAPGDRVLDLGCGAGRHAFECYRRGAHVVALDRNGDEIKEVAGWFAAMKEAGEAPAGATATAMEGDALALPFPDDSFDVVIISEVMEHIPDDKGVLAEMVRVLRPGGRIAVTVPRYGPEKICWALSDAYHEVEGGHIRIYRADELLTKMREAGLRPYGTHHAHALHSPYWWLKCAFGVDNDKALPVRAYHKLLVWDIMKKPRATRLAEQALNPLIGKSFVAYATKPHQPRAAA comes from the coding sequence TTGCTGACCGTCGATTTCTCCCGCTTCCCCCTCGCTCCCGGCGACCGCGTCCTCGACCTGGGGTGCGGCGCGGGCCGGCACGCCTTCGAGTGCTACCGGCGCGGTGCGCACGTCGTCGCCCTCGACCGCAACGGTGACGAGATCAAAGAGGTCGCCGGCTGGTTCGCGGCGATGAAGGAGGCCGGCGAGGCCCCGGCGGGCGCCACCGCCACCGCCATGGAGGGCGACGCGCTCGCCCTGCCCTTCCCCGACGACAGCTTCGACGTCGTGATCATCTCCGAGGTCATGGAGCACATCCCGGACGACAAGGGCGTCCTGGCCGAGATGGTCCGGGTGCTGCGGCCGGGCGGCCGGATCGCCGTCACCGTGCCCCGCTACGGGCCGGAGAAGATCTGCTGGGCGCTCTCCGACGCCTACCACGAGGTGGAGGGCGGCCACATCCGCATCTACCGCGCCGACGAACTGCTCACCAAGATGCGCGAGGCCGGGCTGCGTCCGTACGGCACCCACCACGCCCACGCCCTGCACAGCCCCTACTGGTGGCTCAAGTGCGCCTTCGGGGTGGACAACGACAAGGCGCTGCCGGTCCGCGCGTACCACAAGCTGCTGGTCTGGGACATCATGAAGAAGCCCCGCGCCACCCGGCTCGCCGAACAGGCCCTCAACCCGCTCATCGGCAAGAGCTTCGTGGCCTACGCCACCAAGCCGCACCAGCCCCGGGCGGCGGCGTGA
- a CDS encoding glycosyltransferase family 4 protein, which translates to MTGDRPLRVALLTYKGNPFCGGQGVYVRHLSRELARLGHRVEVIGAQPYPVLDPVDDGPGEPGRVTLTELPSLDLYRQPDPFRTPGLDEYRDWIDALEVATMWTGGFPEPLTFSLRARRHLAARRGQFDVVHDNQTLGYGLLGLDRAGFPLVTTIHHPITVDRRLELAAAADWRRRVSVRRWYGFTRMQKRVAGRLPSVLTVSGSSRREIIDDLGVPGHRVHVVPIGADTRLFSPDPAVPEVPGRIVTTSSADVPLKGLVHLVEALAKVRTEQPDAHLVVVGKRPSDGPVAAAMERFGLQDAVRFVKGISDAELVDLIRGAQIACVPSLYEGFSLPAAEAMATGTPLVATTGGAIPEVAGPDGETCLAVPPGDSQALAAALTRLLGDDALRRRLGTAGRERVLSRFTWEQAARGTVEHYRAAIERQRAAGRQRLAARRTAVRRPRPGTVRRPATAVHLTGAAVRLTPPGPAGAPAPRPRRPGRPPSRPAASRPCRPRAGPCARSESPLPADTP; encoded by the coding sequence GTGACCGGCGACAGGCCGCTGCGCGTCGCGCTGCTCACCTACAAGGGGAACCCGTTCTGCGGTGGCCAGGGCGTCTACGTCCGCCATCTCTCGCGTGAGCTGGCGCGTCTGGGCCACCGCGTCGAGGTGATCGGGGCCCAGCCGTACCCCGTCCTGGACCCGGTGGACGACGGTCCCGGGGAGCCCGGGCGGGTCACCCTCACCGAACTGCCCAGCCTCGACCTGTACCGGCAGCCCGACCCGTTCCGCACGCCCGGACTGGACGAGTACCGCGACTGGATCGACGCGCTGGAGGTCGCCACCATGTGGACCGGCGGCTTCCCCGAGCCGCTCACCTTCAGCCTCCGCGCCCGCCGCCATCTGGCCGCCCGCCGCGGGCAGTTCGACGTGGTGCACGACAACCAGACCCTCGGGTACGGGCTGCTCGGCCTGGACCGGGCCGGCTTCCCGCTGGTGACCACCATCCACCACCCGATCACCGTGGACCGCCGGCTGGAGCTGGCCGCCGCCGCCGACTGGCGCCGCCGCGTGTCGGTGCGCCGCTGGTACGGCTTCACCCGGATGCAGAAGCGCGTCGCCGGACGGCTGCCGTCCGTCCTCACCGTCTCCGGCTCCTCCCGCCGCGAGATCATCGACGACCTCGGGGTGCCGGGCCACCGGGTCCACGTGGTCCCCATCGGCGCCGACACCCGGCTGTTCTCCCCCGATCCGGCCGTCCCCGAGGTGCCCGGCCGGATCGTCACCACCTCCAGCGCCGACGTACCGCTGAAGGGCCTGGTCCACCTGGTCGAGGCGCTGGCGAAGGTCCGCACCGAGCAGCCGGACGCCCATCTGGTGGTCGTCGGCAAGCGCCCCTCGGACGGCCCGGTCGCCGCGGCCATGGAGCGCTTCGGCCTCCAGGACGCGGTCCGCTTCGTCAAGGGCATCAGCGACGCCGAGCTGGTCGACCTGATCCGCGGCGCACAGATCGCCTGCGTCCCCTCCCTCTACGAGGGCTTCTCGCTGCCCGCCGCCGAGGCGATGGCCACCGGCACCCCGCTGGTGGCGACCACCGGCGGCGCGATCCCCGAGGTCGCCGGCCCCGACGGGGAGACCTGCCTGGCCGTGCCGCCCGGCGACTCCCAGGCCCTGGCCGCCGCCCTCACCCGGCTCCTCGGCGACGACGCGCTGCGCCGCCGGCTCGGCACCGCCGGCCGGGAACGGGTGCTGAGCCGCTTCACCTGGGAGCAGGCCGCCCGCGGCACCGTCGAGCACTACCGGGCCGCCATCGAGCGGCAGCGCGCCGCCGGCCGGCAGCGCCTCGCCGCCCGCCGCACCGCCGTCCGCCGCCCCCGCCCCGGCACCGTCCGCCGCCCCGCCACGGCAGTACACCTGACCGGTGCGGCGGTGCGCCTGACCCCACCGGGGCCGGCCGGTGCCCCGGCACCCCGGCCCCGCCGTCCCGGCCGGCCGCCCTCCCGCCCGGCGGCGTCCCGGCCCTGCCGCCCGCGCGCCGGCCCCTGCGCCCGATCCGAGTCACCCCTGCCCGCCGACACCCCCTGA
- a CDS encoding TetR family transcriptional regulator, whose product MTAVAKPAPLPLTERQEARRRRILHASAQLAGRGGFDAVQMREVAEVSQVALGTLYRYFPSKVHLLVATMQDQLQQMHETLRKRPPTEPEPAARVAQTLMRAFRALQREPQLADAMVRALTFADRSVSPEVDAVSRLTTAIILDAMGLTGTPTPDQLSAVRVIEHTWHSALVTWLSGRASIAQVKVDIDTVCRLIDLTAPAPRRGGDA is encoded by the coding sequence ATGACCGCAGTAGCCAAGCCGGCCCCCCTGCCGCTGACCGAGCGGCAGGAGGCCCGACGCCGCCGGATTCTGCACGCCAGCGCCCAGTTGGCCGGCCGGGGCGGCTTCGACGCGGTGCAGATGCGCGAGGTGGCCGAGGTGTCGCAGGTGGCGCTCGGCACCCTCTACCGCTACTTCCCGTCCAAGGTGCACCTGCTCGTCGCCACGATGCAGGACCAGCTCCAGCAGATGCACGAGACGCTGCGCAAGCGCCCGCCGACCGAGCCGGAGCCGGCGGCGCGGGTGGCCCAGACGCTGATGCGCGCCTTCCGCGCGCTCCAGCGCGAGCCCCAGCTGGCGGACGCCATGGTGCGGGCGCTGACCTTCGCGGACCGCTCGGTGAGCCCCGAGGTGGACGCGGTCTCCCGGCTCACCACGGCGATCATCCTGGACGCCATGGGGCTGACCGGGACCCCGACGCCCGACCAGCTGTCGGCGGTCCGGGTCATCGAGCACACCTGGCACTCGGCCCTGGTCACCTGGCTCTCCGGCCGGGCCTCCATCGCCCAGGTGAAGGTGGACATCGACACCGTCTGCCGGCTGATCGACCTCACCGCCCCGGCACCCCGCCGAGGCGGGGACGCGTGA
- a CDS encoding VOC family protein, with product MPPRMKLSAITLDCPDPLALAAFYQRATGLAPHPGSTADFAGLRTEDGLFIGFQRVDDHRPPHWPGSAVPQQLHLDFDVDDLDEAESWLLELGAGKPEFQPGGERWRVLTDPAGHPFCLVAKG from the coding sequence ATGCCACCGCGGATGAAGCTGTCAGCGATCACACTCGACTGCCCGGATCCGCTCGCGCTGGCGGCGTTCTATCAGCGGGCCACCGGCCTCGCACCGCATCCGGGGTCCACCGCCGACTTCGCCGGCCTCCGCACCGAGGACGGCCTCTTCATCGGTTTCCAGCGGGTGGACGACCACCGGCCTCCCCACTGGCCCGGCTCGGCCGTTCCCCAGCAGCTCCACCTCGACTTCGACGTCGACGACCTGGACGAGGCCGAGTCGTGGCTCCTCGAACTGGGCGCCGGCAAGCCGGAGTTCCAGCCCGGCGGGGAGCGCTGGCGGGTCCTGACCGATCCGGCCGGGCACCCCTTCTGCCTGGTGGCCAAGGGCTGA
- a CDS encoding ATP-binding cassette domain-containing protein, producing MDDLLDEEGPGPAGRRLRAEGARFLRRRRAVLLRLAGWSLLETAQTFLTGYALARAVDDGFLAGRVGTGLAWLGAAAVAVLAGAFGAGRVLRAVAALVEALRDGLVRRVVRGAVTDAVRAGTPDRGHAAVSRLTHQVEIARDTAAGLVLVSRSFVFVAIGALAGLATLAPVLLLIVVPPLLLGLAVFLLTLRPMARHQETWLLADEEVARELGDLATGLRDITAAGAEDQLAAGTGRRIDAEYRAARVLARWSVLRVLAVGIGGRLPVVLLLAASPWLLRSGVTAGALVGALGYLHTSLLPALQSLMHALGTGGSRFAVVLRRLTAAAPRPEAPAAPRPTAPGHSAPSHPTGSVSAASSEPAAPPGPPPSGPAAPGPSVSGPASGAFPVVPPPAVPPTTAAAVELRSVSFAYGAAAVPVLDGMDLTVPVGGHLAVLGPSGVGKSTLAALIAGTLRPHAGEIRIDGVPVVPGRDAAALAGRRVLIPQEAYVFTGSLADNLTYLRPGAVPDAELDAVVGALGLEELRERAGGLHGTVRPEELSAAERQLVACARAFLSPAPLALLDEATCHLDAAAEARVERAFARRPGGTLVVVAHRAASARRAQRILVMDGPRTVSGTHPELLERSPLYRELVCPDGPEGAQWRPGADLPDGAARR from the coding sequence ATGGACGACCTGCTGGACGAGGAGGGGCCCGGGCCGGCCGGCCGGCGGCTCCGGGCCGAGGGGGCGCGCTTCCTGCGGCGACGGCGCGCGGTCCTGCTGCGACTGGCCGGCTGGTCGCTCCTGGAGACCGCCCAGACGTTCCTCACCGGGTACGCCCTGGCCCGGGCGGTGGACGACGGCTTCCTGGCCGGCCGGGTGGGCACCGGGCTGGCCTGGCTGGGGGCGGCGGCCGTCGCCGTGCTCGCCGGCGCCTTCGGGGCCGGTCGGGTCCTCCGGGCGGTGGCCGCGCTGGTGGAGGCGCTCCGCGACGGGCTGGTACGGCGGGTGGTACGCGGCGCCGTCACCGACGCCGTCCGGGCCGGCACCCCCGACCGGGGCCACGCGGCGGTCTCCCGGCTCACCCACCAGGTGGAGATCGCCCGGGACACCGCGGCCGGACTGGTCCTGGTCTCCCGCTCCTTCGTCTTCGTGGCGATCGGCGCGCTCGCCGGTCTGGCCACCCTCGCCCCCGTGCTGCTGCTCATCGTCGTCCCGCCCCTCCTCCTCGGCCTGGCCGTCTTCCTGCTGACCCTGCGGCCGATGGCCCGCCACCAGGAGACCTGGCTGCTCGCCGACGAGGAGGTCGCCCGTGAGCTGGGCGACCTCGCGACCGGCCTCCGGGACATCACCGCGGCCGGGGCCGAGGACCAGCTCGCCGCCGGAACCGGACGGCGGATCGACGCCGAGTACCGGGCGGCCCGGGTGCTGGCGCGCTGGTCCGTCCTCCGGGTGCTCGCGGTCGGCATCGGCGGACGGCTTCCGGTGGTGCTGCTGCTGGCCGCCTCGCCCTGGCTGCTGCGTTCCGGGGTCACCGCCGGCGCGCTGGTCGGTGCCCTCGGCTACCTGCACACGTCGCTGCTCCCGGCGTTGCAGAGCCTGATGCACGCCCTCGGCACCGGGGGGTCGAGGTTCGCCGTGGTGCTCCGCCGGCTCACCGCGGCCGCGCCCCGGCCCGAGGCCCCCGCCGCGCCCCGCCCCACCGCCCCCGGTCACTCCGCCCCGTCCCACCCGACCGGCTCCGTGTCCGCCGCGTCCTCGGAACCGGCCGCGCCCCCCGGCCCCCCGCCGTCCGGCCCGGCGGCGCCCGGCCCGTCCGTGTCCGGCCCGGCGTCCGGCGCGTTCCCGGTCGTTCCCCCGCCCGCGGTTCCTCCGACCACGGCCGCCGCTGTGGAACTCCGCTCGGTCTCCTTCGCCTACGGCGCCGCGGCCGTACCGGTGCTGGACGGGATGGACCTGACCGTGCCGGTGGGCGGTCATCTCGCCGTGCTCGGCCCGAGCGGGGTCGGGAAGTCCACCCTGGCCGCGCTGATCGCCGGGACGCTCCGGCCCCACGCGGGCGAGATCCGGATCGACGGGGTGCCCGTGGTGCCCGGCCGGGACGCGGCGGCCCTCGCCGGCCGGCGGGTGCTGATACCGCAGGAGGCGTACGTGTTCACCGGCAGCCTCGCCGACAACCTGACCTACCTCCGGCCCGGCGCCGTACCCGACGCGGAGCTGGACGCCGTGGTCGGGGCGCTGGGTCTGGAGGAGCTGCGGGAGCGGGCCGGCGGCCTGCACGGTACCGTCCGGCCCGAGGAACTCTCCGCGGCGGAACGCCAGTTGGTGGCCTGCGCCCGTGCCTTCCTGTCACCCGCGCCGCTGGCCCTCCTGGACGAGGCGACCTGCCACCTGGACGCCGCCGCGGAGGCGCGGGTGGAGCGGGCCTTCGCCCGGCGGCCCGGCGGCACGCTCGTCGTCGTGGCCCACCGGGCAGCCTCCGCCCGCCGCGCCCAACGGATCCTGGTCATGGACGGGCCCCGTACGGTGTCGGGCACCCACCCCGAACTGCTGGAGCGCTCCCCGCTCTACCGCGAGCTGGTGTGCCCCGACGGGCCGGAGGGGGCACAGTGGCGCCCCGGTGCGGACCTGCCGGACGGGGCCGCCCGGCGGTGA
- a CDS encoding ABC transporter ATP-binding protein — translation MALLTLATTGSAVAHLVLPAALGRTLDLLLADPESARTHHWLLGCVALTVAIVVLDACDVALTAGTNARATAWIRRRAVRHTLDAGPRSGGPPAGDLVARLVGSAAQAGTAPAALAATFSSVITPVGGVCALALIDPWTAVGLLVGLPLFGLLLRGFVRDSGDSLTRYQRTQGEIAGRLTEALDGARTIAAAGTARREISRVLSPLPALSREGHRVWRVQSRSTAQAAALVPMLQITVIAVAGIRLDAGALSVGSLLAASRYAVLATGFGGLVGRLGALVRARTAAARVAELLAAPVIPHGDRTLPPGDGTVELRAVTLSTGGRTVLDGVDLALPGGTSTAVVGRSGAGKSALAAVAGRLADPDRGTVLLDGVPLPELTRAEIRGAIAYAFARPALLGGTLHGTIALGVTRPPASRVARAARAACADGFISRLPDGYATPCAGVPLSGGEIQRLGLARAFAHDGRLMVLDDATSSLDSVTELRVARALAREEGHRTRLIMAHQATTAARADRVVWLEEGRVRAVAPHAELWRIPDYRAVFAPPDPDPERDPLVDTAPVPGPLADAVPGPGRTSAGGGAQRPGGTGTFAGPGPSGGAGAGDPDG, via the coding sequence GTGGCGCTCCTCACCCTGGCCACCACCGGTTCGGCCGTCGCCCACCTGGTGCTGCCGGCCGCCCTCGGCCGCACCCTGGACCTGCTGCTCGCCGACCCGGAGAGTGCGCGCACCCACCACTGGCTCCTCGGCTGCGTCGCCCTCACCGTGGCCATCGTGGTCCTGGACGCCTGCGACGTGGCGCTGACCGCCGGCACCAACGCCCGGGCCACCGCCTGGATCCGCCGCCGGGCGGTGCGTCACACCCTCGACGCCGGGCCGCGCAGCGGCGGGCCGCCCGCCGGTGACCTGGTCGCCCGTCTGGTCGGCAGCGCCGCCCAGGCGGGCACCGCCCCGGCCGCCCTCGCCGCCACCTTCTCCTCCGTGATCACCCCGGTCGGGGGAGTGTGCGCCCTCGCCCTCATCGATCCCTGGACGGCCGTCGGCCTCCTCGTCGGCCTGCCGCTGTTCGGACTGCTGCTCCGCGGCTTCGTACGGGACAGCGGCGACTCCCTCACCCGCTACCAGCGGACCCAGGGCGAGATCGCGGGGCGCCTCACCGAGGCGCTGGACGGGGCCCGCACCATCGCCGCCGCGGGCACCGCGCGCCGGGAGATCAGCCGGGTGCTGAGCCCCCTGCCCGCGCTGAGCCGCGAGGGGCACCGGGTCTGGCGGGTGCAGAGCCGCTCCACCGCCCAGGCGGCTGCCCTGGTCCCGATGCTCCAGATCACCGTGATCGCCGTCGCCGGCATCCGGCTCGACGCCGGTGCGCTGAGCGTCGGCAGCCTGCTGGCCGCCTCCCGTTACGCCGTGCTCGCCACCGGGTTCGGCGGACTGGTCGGCCGGCTCGGCGCGCTGGTCCGCGCCCGTACCGCCGCCGCGCGGGTCGCCGAACTCCTCGCCGCGCCGGTCATCCCCCACGGCGACCGGACCCTGCCGCCCGGTGACGGCACCGTGGAGCTGCGCGCGGTCACCCTCAGCACCGGAGGCCGGACCGTTCTGGACGGTGTGGACCTGGCGCTGCCCGGTGGCACCTCGACGGCGGTGGTGGGCCGCTCCGGCGCCGGGAAATCCGCGCTGGCGGCGGTCGCCGGCCGGCTCGCCGACCCCGACCGGGGCACGGTGCTGCTGGACGGGGTGCCGCTGCCCGAGCTGACCCGCGCCGAGATCCGCGGCGCCATCGCCTACGCCTTCGCCCGGCCCGCCCTGCTCGGCGGCACCCTGCACGGCACCATCGCCCTGGGCGTCACGCGACCTCCGGCCTCCCGGGTGGCACGGGCGGCGCGGGCGGCGTGCGCCGACGGGTTCATCTCCCGGCTGCCCGACGGTTACGCCACCCCCTGCGCCGGGGTCCCGCTCTCCGGCGGGGAGATCCAACGGCTCGGCCTGGCCCGGGCGTTCGCCCATGACGGGCGGCTGATGGTCCTGGACGACGCGACCTCCAGCCTGGACAGCGTGACCGAACTGCGGGTGGCGCGGGCGCTGGCCCGCGAGGAAGGGCACCGCACCCGTCTGATCATGGCCCACCAGGCCACCACCGCCGCCCGCGCGGACCGGGTGGTCTGGCTGGAGGAGGGCAGGGTGCGCGCCGTCGCCCCGCACGCCGAGCTGTGGCGGATCCCCGACTACCGGGCGGTCTTCGCCCCGCCCGACCCCGACCCCGAACGCGATCCCCTCGTCGACACCGCTCCCGTTCCCGGTCCCCTCGCCGATGCCGTTCCCGGGCCCGGCCGCACCTCCGCGGGCGGCGGGGCCCAGCGGCCGGGCGGTACCGGCACGTTCGCAGGTCCCGGCCCGTCCGGCGGGGCCGGTGCGGGAGACCCCGATGGCTGA
- a CDS encoding SapB/AmfS family lanthipeptide yields MALLDLQNLESTESNSGGDESSLSLLACDANSSNSFLICL; encoded by the coding sequence ATGGCCCTGCTCGACCTGCAGAACCTGGAGTCCACCGAGAGCAACAGCGGCGGCGACGAGAGCAGCCTGAGCCTGCTGGCCTGTGACGCCAACAGCAGCAACAGCTTCCTGATCTGCCTCTGA
- a CDS encoding terpene cyclase/mutase family protein encodes MNARRSAAALAVSVVLGAALAPVAFADGSLHRDTPKPRESALPKALYGSADPRFDGVWRQSLAILAQDASGLTPPPAAVEWLAGQQCEDGGFAAYRPKTTAPCDPEKGEFSDATAAAVQALASVGGRGAVVEKGVDWLKRHQNDDGGWGMNPGGPSDANSTATVIGAFAATGQDPARVTSAKGGKSPYDALLALQLGCDAGEDERGAFAYQPDKGELHANPLATTAAALAAHGKGFVFDVPEGDEPVAAPSCADRNGDDGKARRDPGDGADAASAYLSAVLAGNGQHLNSAMPGQEDQPDVGGTADAVLALAAGGHRDAAAKPLTWLTGKEAGAVAWAKDQPAALAKLILASRAAGADPRDFGGTDLLRALGETGPGTGTPAPDPSGTEKEKKDDKDDDGNGGYGVWWIVGVGAVAGIGIGFLLSGRKKQQF; translated from the coding sequence ATGAACGCACGCCGCAGCGCCGCGGCTCTGGCTGTCTCCGTCGTCCTGGGCGCGGCCCTCGCGCCCGTCGCGTTCGCCGACGGCTCACTCCACCGGGACACCCCGAAGCCGCGGGAGTCCGCGCTGCCCAAGGCCCTGTACGGCTCGGCGGACCCGCGTTTCGACGGCGTCTGGCGGCAGTCCCTGGCGATCCTCGCCCAGGACGCGTCGGGGCTGACGCCGCCGCCGGCGGCCGTGGAGTGGCTGGCCGGGCAGCAGTGCGAGGACGGCGGGTTCGCGGCCTACCGCCCGAAGACGACGGCCCCCTGCGACCCGGAGAAGGGCGAGTTCAGCGATGCCACGGCGGCCGCCGTCCAGGCGCTGGCCTCGGTCGGCGGCCGCGGCGCGGTGGTGGAGAAGGGCGTCGACTGGCTCAAGCGGCACCAGAACGACGACGGCGGCTGGGGGATGAACCCGGGCGGCCCGAGCGACGCCAACTCCACCGCCACGGTGATCGGGGCGTTCGCGGCCACCGGCCAGGACCCGGCCCGGGTCACCTCGGCGAAGGGCGGCAAGAGCCCGTACGACGCGCTCCTCGCGCTCCAGCTGGGCTGCGACGCCGGCGAGGACGAGCGCGGGGCCTTCGCGTACCAGCCGGACAAGGGCGAGTTGCACGCCAACCCGCTGGCCACCACGGCCGCCGCGCTCGCGGCGCACGGCAAGGGCTTCGTCTTCGACGTGCCCGAGGGTGACGAGCCGGTCGCGGCACCGTCCTGCGCGGACCGGAACGGCGACGACGGCAAGGCGCGGCGGGACCCCGGTGACGGTGCCGACGCCGCCAGCGCGTACCTGTCCGCGGTGCTCGCCGGGAACGGTCAGCACCTGAACAGCGCGATGCCCGGCCAGGAGGACCAGCCCGACGTCGGCGGGACCGCGGACGCGGTGCTGGCGCTGGCCGCGGGCGGCCACCGGGACGCCGCCGCCAAGCCCCTGACCTGGCTGACCGGCAAGGAGGCCGGGGCCGTGGCGTGGGCGAAGGACCAGCCCGCGGCGCTCGCCAAGCTGATCCTGGCGAGTCGCGCCGCCGGCGCCGACCCGCGTGACTTCGGCGGCACCGACCTGCTGCGGGCACTCGGCGAGACCGGGCCGGGCACCGGCACCCCCGCGCCCGACCCGAGCGGGACCGAGAAGGAGAAGAAGGACGACAAGGACGACGACGGGAACGGCGGCTACGGCGTCTGGTGGATCGTCGGCGTCGGCGCGGTCGCGGGTATCGGCATCGGCTTCCTGCTGAGCGGGCGGAAGAAGCAGCAGTTCTGA